aatgCTAAATATCTCCAGTCATAATAGCAATAAATTCTTCTTGATtgactgtagaaaaaaagaaaagagttagACAAACAGCAAACATCCATAActcataaaacaaaacaatgcatATCAGTATTATACTTTCTATGTAAAGGTCTCCCAGTATTTGTTGTCTCTCATCCATTACTATTCAGGGTTTACAAATCTGGATTTTTTGCTTCTAGAAGAACAGAgattttgcacttttttttttcttccatgtaaaAGGAAAAGTCAGAACGCAAGCTTAATTATGTAGAAGCCAGAATCCAGCTCACATATAACAAGCTATTATTTCTAAttatgaaagtaaaaatattctaGAAGTAAAACAAGatagaaaaaaacactgagaaaagtATGTAAACAGATGGCTATGCAAAAATATGATACTTCATTATTAAGATTCTTTAAGATTTATAACAATGTTTAAAATGGTAGATAATCATTGTTTCTCAAGCAACAGTACTGCAGCTCCAGTTACGATGAAGTTCAGTTTTATTCTTGAAATCACGGTTCAGATATTTATGCCCAAACCGCACCCCCACTGTGAACCATGCTATTCTTCTCTCTCAAACCTGTAACACTTGCcaaatacaaatttaattttaagatcATTTACTAATGATTCCATAAATTAGCTAGAATTAAAATGGACTTTTGACAAGCTTTTCCCCATCTGAACTTTCTTCATTCTTCAGTTATAATTAACAGAAATCTTACACAAATGTACTTGAAGAAATTAAgtcataataataaattaattagcagtcattaattattttgctgcaCTCATACCTGAGCTATTGACCCTACTCATATGTTAAAGCAGAGCCACTGTAAAAGAGTTAACCAATGAACATGTTCGCTCTGCAACTAATTACTGTAGCGGGGAATGATTAGAATAAGCCCATGGTATGGAAAAGACCAGACATGTATGAAGAATTCTCCCTGACAATTATCTGTCCCAACCAATATGCCCAAGATATTCCTAAACAAAGCACTGCAAAGTAAGAGCTACATTTacagctaaaagaaaattaagtaaattcaACTACGCTGAAGAATAAAACCCCTAAATCTACCCCGTTGCGACACGTGtcaaaaatatgaaacaagGAGATTTAGTCTAGCGTAGGACCCCACGCTCTGAAATATCAGTCTACCATATTGCTACATCACACTACACATAAGCACTACGTTGACTGTATGActtcaaaaagcatttccacTGCTTTATCACAGTAACAGCACAATAATTGCACAAACATCCTCCccaaaatattctccagtttaaAAAATCCTGGTTAAACAAtgctgaaaagtgaaaatacagtattataatgacaaacacattttctaacAGTCAAAGAAACTGCAAAGAGAAGTACAGTTATGATTCCCACCAACCCAGTTAATCCCTCCTGATTTAGGATCTGCTCACAAGTTAAGCACAATGAAATCAGAAGCAATCAGTCTTTCCTAGTGTCAGATTTCCCTCAATTCCATGACACAAATTATCATAAAAGAGGAAACTAGGATCCCAGCTAATATGAAGATAATACTGACTTACATAATCTGGAGAGTTAAAGGAGCATATTATTAcagtttgttttgggtttttttcctaattccgTGCCAAAATCTGAGACCTAAAACTGGACTGTTTTTCCTACAGATGCATCCACACAAGACAACAAAAACTGCATGAATTGACAGCGTGGAGTTTCTAAAAACAGTCAGGGTccaaaacagaagtaatttctaaaactaggaatacaaaaataagaaaatttctgtttttaaggCAGACAGGAAGATGTCAGAAAcactttcttctgcagaaactTATGTACAGTGTACCAGTACAGCTCTGTGATTTTGCTGGAAACACAAGTTTTCAAGTAGCCTGGGTGTCACACAACAGACTTTATTTCACTATGAGCAAAACAATCCCTCAAATGTAAGAACTGGcactatttctgtatttaaagtaTCAATTAAAAATGCTACTAACTAACAgtttcaggtaattttttttttttttttttttttttttttggccaggaaaaaaataacttcacagCAAGATTTTGCTATGTGACCCAGATGTTTGAAGCTAAACAGAATAGTGATTTACAGGATTATTTACTTTTACAGAATGAATCTTAAAAAGCTAGAAACAGcatcagttttctttaaagaagagaaaacacatAGAACCTTAAGGATAAACAGCACGATATACAAACATTATGCTGTCAATCTTCCACATTCGATCTCATGCTTGACTGTTCTAACAAAGAGAATGAATGGATGAAGGAATAAGAAGAAACTGAGCCACTCACTCTTAGCTGATCAACTTGAATAAAAAATGTAGCACTGATGCAAAATAATTATGACTCAGTAACCTTCCTGAAAGGAGCTAATGTTCTGCAATCAATTTGTAGCGCCCAAATAACGACATGACAAAAACGCATCTATGCTTCTGACACCTCAGTTGGCAGGTCCAGGACCACGACACAGAACAAAACATGCTTGCAGATGACTTCCACTCTCACTCACCTTTACAGCTATACCTTCAggggctggggaaaaaaaaaaaataaagtgcatgtttggtggggtggtgggggagggACAGTAAAACTAGCAATGCAGGTCCTTATAActccttcttttaaaagcaaaataagctCAAAATTACCTACCTAGACTAGCAATCAATCTAAAGGGCTGAGAAGACAGGCATCACTCCTTGCCTGCCATGTAGCTACTGAAAAGGAAGTAAATAGCTATTCTGTTGTCTACTAGAATTCAGTGGTAATCCTGTATGTCACTGCACACAGACAGGTgcctgaaaacagcattttcagctttcactATACCGACCTGCTTCAATTATCCTATaggaaacactgagaaaaaaacccaaaacaattaAGATGCAGTGCCAAGAAAATCTGATCAAGTACTGAGACTTCAGGGATATAATCAGCAAGAACAATAACACTTAAAAGACGAAATTAATAGTTTTCTCCTGGCTTAGCTTCCTTAAACATCTCACCTGTGGAATCAGACACTGCCAGTGCAAGAAGTGTGTGGGATGACACAGCTGGGAGTGTGGAGGAACAGAATTATGCAGTAGGGATTTATTAAGGAACTATGGCCTCTTTCTCCATGTTTAGTTCAGTAACAAGTGTCAACATTAACACTCTTCTGGCGGTTGAGTCACCAACCTTTCAGTCTTTGTCTTCAGGCTCTGTATTTACACCACTACAACAGAGCAAAAGGTTCGCATTTCCACACCTAAAtgtcctgcttttcctcttaaaaGGGGTTGTTTCAGTACTTAATTAATTGTATTCCCAGGTATGGAGTAACACCAGTCTCAAACACACTGAGGGGAGGGGTGTCTGCCACAGGGCTGacaaggtggggttttttcactAGTAGTTAGAGCTTTGAGTGCCACAGATGTAGTGGCTCACaagtagaaataaaatcctATTGTAACTGGAAAAGTTGATGAACTGCTAGTGAAATCTCAGACATGAGTCACCATTCTATAAGAAAAACTGAGAAGCAGTTTTCGATGACTGTTAGAAACTGCAGTGTTCAGATACATGGTCTCAAGTGACTAGTCCCTGAATTTCAGATATTAAGGTTTCTGGTGTAAATATAACAGTATTCtcaagttaatgaaaaaaacctaactTTCAGTGTTCACAAAGAGGTAATAAGCATAGTGTCAAACTGGATTTGTTAAATCATTCTTTAGCTAGCTAATAAATCCCTTCTGCAGCCCACTTGGTATGGACCTTGTCAATTCCCCTGAGCCATTTTTCACACTACGCTCTTCAGCACTCTTGAGGTTCAGAAGTACATTACAGACCCATCCAAGCTCCTGCATATAGACCCAGGGTACATCCAGCATGATTTATTAGCTTAACACTCCACATCTGACTAACATGCTGAAATCACAACAGTGACACATCACCACTTAAGAAATATTGACTAGGCGATCAAAAGAGTTTCTCTTAGCCCTTTAATCCCTTTAGTGAtttataaggaaataaaaatgttctgtagGTACATCGCATCTCCCATGTACCAGTTCAATTACTTCCACCTACAACCACATTTTCACCACTCTTTTAATAGTCCGTGGTTGAGTAAGTTTAGTGGTGCATCAGCTTGAGAAATCAACTTGATTTTTAGACTCCAAGATGTTTTTCCAGGACTAGTAGCTGTCAAAAACAATTTCCATTACTTGTAAGCTAAATTAAGTTTGAGCAGAAAGTTACTTAGGAAGAAACCAAAAAGGACATTTTcacaacaaaaccccatttaaaaaggggaaaaaagtaagaaCAGACTATATGGGGTTTTGTTGCTAACACGTACTTTCTCCATCGCCATCCTTATCAAATTCTTCAATCATAGCTCGTAGTTCTTCATCAGACATATTTTCACCCAACTCTCTAGCAACCCGGCGCAGGTTTCTCAGGCTTATTTTACCAGAGTCATCATCATCAAATAATTTGAATGCCCTGATTATTTCTTCTTGTGGGTCTCTGTCCAATATCCAGTCTGTCACTGTAAGAAGGATACTTAAGTTagataaaaaaattctgaagggTAGACTCAGAATGACCTTAAGAGACTAAAGCAGTATGAAGCACACACACTTCCAATTTCACccattcttccatttttatatatttaaattcaaCATGCATATTTGTTTGTCTGTTATCTGACCTCTCTTTCTCATCTCTCTTTTCCCAGGCTGAGTTTCTCTTTGGGACATAGCTGTTGCAGTGGAAAACTATGTGGCAACTGGAAACACAGTCATGCTTTAAGCGCACTATTCAATAGGAATTAAAAGCAGAGACATGCTTCCTCTGTCCCAGACTTACCTTTTAGAAAATTACATCAGCTCTGACAGATGAAGACATGcgattttattatttttttaatgttttgatgAGGATAGAATTTTGACTTGGAGAGAACACTGAAACACCAAGTAATAAAAAACACTCACATGGAACCTCCCTTTTAGGTACAAAACCACActaacaggaaaacagaaaaaaactaagCCCAGGGGTTATTTAAAGGACACTGCTATGAACTGAAAGACGTTAATACTGAAAGGGTTCATCAGCctttattattccttttatCACAAGCATTTGTCagtttctgtaacagaaaagacaaacttGCCacataaagtatttttctagtAATTATTTCAGACCAACCAACCATAATGTATCTTCACATCTTTGTACCTGCTAGCCTTGTATTACAGGGCTTGCTATTTATGACTTTCATCAAGCCATTAAAAACACATCAACGCTGCTTGTGCATAGAGAGCCACTTAGcatctgctgctgtctgcagatGGAACGCCTGCTCTGGCTTAGTGaatttgacaggaaaaaattatgatTCAAGCTCATATAAGCTCACTACAGCAATAAAGTTTATATGTCTACATAAATCCCTCAGATTTATATTGAATTTAAGTATGTTCATTTAAAACAACTATGCTGCATGACAATATgatataatttgaaaaattctaCCTTTTACAGCAAAAAGACAACTGCACTGTTAGCTGAAGAACAATAAAATACCAGGTTTCTAAATACTACAGGTAACATTATTGTACAAAAGGAGACAAAATGTAATTGCATCTTTATACATTACAGACAGGCCAGTCCTACATTTAAAGTGATTATTAACATCAAATTATGAAAAACCGATGGCTCAAGAATTGCTTAGCTACATTCAGCAGCACTTCACAATTAAAGCTTCATACTATAACCTATTTTCTCTAACTCCCTGACCTTTTTGCTAGAAGCGGTATCATGTTTAATTTTGTGCCAAGGTCACAGCAGCACTCAAACCCAATTCAAATTTTGGGACAGGTTCGATCACCTTCCAAGTACATACTGTACTTTCTACCAGAATTTTCCTAGCTTACCACTGCACTTACTGAGTGCCCATATTGATAGCCAAGACAGAACCAGGAGACAACAAACAATGCCTGGATTGGCTATCAGGAATTTAGAAAGAATTACACAGTAATGATAGTATATTCAATTATATAATATTATAGCATGATGATGTAATTACAGCAGTAGTATTGTTGCTATCAATGCAATactctcaattattttttttttaccttccctcccccccccaattaAATTGGGACTGATCATATATATTTCCCCATAGGCTTTATATTTGGTTCTTTTCTGACTTACAATTTGCTCTTTCCTGGAATACAACTACAAAAATATTATCTGTGATTTAACAACATAATTTGTCCAATCCTAACCCATTAAATCATTAACATCTGCCACTTTTCAATCAATAACTGTTTTGCCACACTAAGTAGATTGTTATTTGTAGCCAAGAGCAAATACACATCTACTACACcagagcaggttttttttctgaatactgaCACAAATCTAATACCTTGAACACAGGGACTGGAATAATGAAATACAGCTATAAAGCccacacagctttttttttttttttttttttggcaaacaCAAATTGTATGCAAAAGTATAAGTTACATGtaacatccaaaaaaaaaatcttcaaagaaaCTTAAACTctaatcttttaaaattctgcagatCACTACATACTGGACATATGTCAAACTGTGCAAAACACAATCTTCAGATGAAATAAACAGCCTAATGAAATTCCACTGGTTTTATCAATAGTTGAAAATCCTTGAAGTACAATATTTAATATCTCCTTCAACTTTTCTTTGTTATATAGGAAGTCTGTACTCAGTTTACAGTTTGTCTGTGTATGCACTGCTTCCTGTGAAATTCAAcgtcaattattttttccacaatagGAAGAAGAATCTTATAAAATGCATAAACAACACAAGAATATCTACATTTTAAGGTAGCATCTACTCCTTTGTAAACATTTAGAAAAGATTAGGACTATGTATACTCTTATTTCCTTCTATACTGTGGCTATTATTCATCTCGACATATCAAACTGCGTATTCAGAATACAAAGATTTATCTTCCTCCACCATttacttttattaataaaaatatgaaatctcCCAGTTCTATTGCTTAATAGTACTTAATAACTGAAAAAGTACACAAAGTACTTCCACATTGTAGCAACCACTCCAGGTTAAATTTCTCTAAAGATACATAATCAAACACATACCAACTTCATTAAAATCTTCAAAGGTGATCTTGCCTGTCGCTTCTCGGTCATAATCTTTAAGTATTTTCAGCACATCAGCTTTTTTCACATCAAAACCCAAGGCTCTCATTGCCACCTTTTGGAATAAAATGGAAGTGCAACCATATATGAAGATTAAATACTGATttatcagatttctttttattttcagtaattacCTTCCCAAGAGAGAAGGTGTGTATCAGTGGTTTAGCAACAATAATAAATGAATTTAACGAAAGTAAAAAAGCTCTGATTATAAAAATCACCTAAAACTACTATTAGAAAATGGAATGTCAAGTTACAGTGAAAAAACTAGCCTTTGCCTTTTCAGGGATTTCACAGACTGGACCAAATGCTTCTTAGGGCAAGTAGACTTTCCTGACTGCCAAAAACATTTCACGTACCGACCCTTTCTTGAAGATAGAACTGAAAATCCTTCTTCAAATTAGTCTTCAGTATTCATACTAAGCATGTATGTGTTCATGAGTTTACAAATCCTCTTACAGGTGACTTCACTTTTTCCAGTGCACAACATAAACCaatgtatcttttctttttccattagGTTAGGAGTGCATGTTTAGTTTCCATTTCAACTGAGACAGCAATTTCTCGGTACACACACTACCCTGACTTCCTCCAAACTGACAAACATACACTAAAACAGAGAGAGttcttttctttatgtatttctgCTCTTCCACAGTATTATCTTCAGGGCCACAATATTTAACTAGGCAGATAAGAAATAGCTTTGCAAGTAATCATGACAGCTGGGAATTCAAAGCATACTGTAACTGGAAAAAGCGTATTAACAGGCCCAAAACAGTTCCCACTCACTGTGGCTTCCAGCAAAGATAAAAGACCTGAACTCTGAAATGAAGGAGTTTTATAGGAATCGCTAGACCTATGACACGCCTGTAACACCAATTAAAGTAAAAGTAAGActtctgcccccaccccacctttGAGTTACGTGGTAGAGCCAGAACATGGAGGCAGCAGGTTGGATGAGGTATTCCTTCCCAAAAGAATCTCATCCAATATAGGATAGAAACACTGGCCTCTCCAAAGccactttttcttcttgatgcAATACaatcagaataaaaattcataaaatatttaaaagacacttCAATAAACTTAATGTACTAC
This region of Falco naumanni isolate bFalNau1 chromosome Z, bFalNau1.pat, whole genome shotgun sequence genomic DNA includes:
- the CETN3 gene encoding centrin-3 translates to MSLALRSELPVDKTKKKKRRELTEEQKQEIKDAFELFDTDKDRAINYHELKVAMRALGFDVKKADVLKILKDYDREATGKITFEDFNEVVTDWILDRDPQEEIIRAFKLFDDDDSGKISLRNLRRVARELGENMSDEELRAMIEEFDKDGDGEINQEEFIAIMTGDI